GGGAGGGGTCCATCTGGTGAAACGACACCAGCGCGACGGAGAGGACGACCCCCGCGGCGAGGAAAAGGACCGCCACGGTTTCCCGACGGATCTTTCCGATATCGGCCAAGGTCAAAGCTCCAGGAGCACGGGGACGATCATCGGTTTCCGCTCGATGCGCTTGTTGAAGAAGCGGCGCACCACCCTCCGGATCGCGGTCTGCATCTCCGCCGTGTCGGTCCGCGCGTCGGCCCCGAACTCCTCGATCGCGCGGAGCACCTCGTCCCGCGCCCCCTCGACGAGCGCCTCGGAGCCGTTCTCGGTCACGACTCCGCGTGTGACGATATCGGGTCCGTAGAGGAGCTCGCCCGTGGTCGAGGAGAAAGCGAGAATGACCATCACCAGCCCGACTTGGGAGAGGTGGACCCGATCCTTGAGAACGAGGCTCTCGACGTCGCCGATCCCCTTGCCGTCGACGAAGCGGCGCCCCACCTCGACCCGCCCGGCGAGGGACATCTTCCCCCCCGAGAAGGCGAGCACGTCGCCGTTCCGCAGCAGCGCGACGTGCGGCACCCCTGCCTCCCGCGCCAGGTTCCGGTGCCGGACGAGCAGCCGCGGCTCCCCGTGGACGGGGATGAAATTCTCCGGCCGGACCGCCGCGATCATCGTCCGGAGCTCTTCGACGCTTGCGTGGCCGGACACGTGGACCTCCGATATTTTCTCATAGAGAACATCCGCCCCCGCGAGGAAAAACCGGTTGATGATGCCCGCGATCGCCCGCTCGTTGCCGGGGATGAACTTGGAGGAGAGGACGATCGTGTCCCCCGGCCGCACCTTCAGGTGCTTGTGCTCTCCGAGTGCCATCAGCGTCAGCGCCGACCGCGGCTCCCCCTGGCTTCCGGTGGTGAGCACCGCCACGGCGCGGTCCGGCAGCGAGGCCGCCTCCTCGACGGGGATCAGGATGTCCGGCGACGGTAGCTCGAGGTAACCGAGGTCGGTCGCCGTCGCCACGTTGCGCACCATGCTCTTTCCGCACAGGGCCACCCGCCGGCCGCAGCGGTCGGCCGCCTTGATCGCCTCCTGGATCCGGTGGAGGTTCGAGGAAAACATGGCCACGACGACCCTTCCCGGTGCCTGTCCGAAGATCTCCGCGAGGGCTTCCCCGACGAACTTTTCCGGCAGGCTCACCCCCTCCCGCTCCACGTTCGTGGAATCGGAGAAGAGCGCGGTGACCCCTTCCTCGGAGGAGATCGCGCGAAGCCGTTCCACCCCGGTCGGCACGCCGTCGAGCGGATATGGGTCGATCTTGAAATCCCCCGTGTGGACGAAGATGCCCTCGGGGGAGCGCAGCACGTATCCCACGGCGTCGGGGATGCTGTGGCAGACGGGAAACGCCTCCACGTCGAAGTTCCCGACGCGGAACCGGGCGTCCCGCGCGATCGGGAAAAGCCGAGCGGACGCT
The nucleotide sequence above comes from Deltaproteobacteria bacterium. Encoded proteins:
- a CDS encoding ribonuclease J, with protein sequence HEDHIGAVPFLLREFDIPVYGTRLTLGLLRHRLAEHGLEASARLFPIARDARFRVGNFDVEAFPVCHSIPDAVGYVLRSPEGIFVHTGDFKIDPYPLDGVPTGVERLRAISSEEGVTALFSDSTNVEREGVSLPEKFVGEALAEIFGQAPGRVVVAMFSSNLHRIQEAIKAADRCGRRVALCGKSMVRNVATATDLGYLELPSPDILIPVEEAASLPDRAVAVLTTGSQGEPRSALTLMALGEHKHLKVRPGDTIVLSSKFIPGNERAIAGIINRFFLAGADVLYEKISEVHVSGHASVEELRTMIAAVRPENFIPVHGEPRLLVRHRNLAREAGVPHVALLRNGDVLAFSGGKMSLAGRVEVGRRFVDGKGIGDVESLVLKDRVHLSQVGLVMVILAFSSTTGELLYGPDIVTRGVVTENGSEALVEGARDEVLRAIEEFGADARTDTAEMQTAIRRVVRRFFNKRIERKPMIVPVLLEL